Below is a genomic region from Triticum dicoccoides isolate Atlit2015 ecotype Zavitan chromosome 5A, WEW_v2.0, whole genome shotgun sequence.
agatcgcctacttcatgaagatctacccgagcgaGGCTAGTCCTTCGTGCTCATAAGCCATGGTGGGATATAAAAAGTTttgtcttcgtggaccctttgtgggtgcgaGGCATTTGTGGACCCGATTCCTCCATAGAATCTCGCAACCGCAATTCTTGTGATCTTGTATCCttgattgaagtctccatcaacgtggacgtacgatatcaccatctatcggaaccacgagcCAAAATCTTTTGTCAACATAGCGTTTGCGAATCTCCTAAACTCTACTCCTTACTTACCTGCACGTGcatgttttttatattttttttgagggGTATGTTTTTTATATTCTGCTGCCCATACTATAGATATGCACGTGTAGGGTGTGCTTATACTACTCTAGCCTTTGCCAAAATCTTCCTAAATGTTAAACATGTTAAAATTGCTCATTGGCTCTGGTCGAACATGGACTGGTTGGAGTAGAGTGTTCCATGGGGCACTATTGGCGAAATCAAGAAAAACCCCAGGGGATAGGAAGATGCACGATGAAAACTCTTCTCTTTATCCTCCAAGTCGTCATAGGCCCATCCCCTCATCGATGTGTGCCATGCTGGCCTCGACCCTCAACGCTTCACGGCCAGTGATGGAATGTGGAACGGGCGGTGCAACGACACCTTTGCGAGAAAGTCGCCCACGTGTGTGGATCTTGCCACCTATAGATGCTGTCACATCTCCTCTTCAGGTGGCGGTGGATGAAAGACAAGGCAATGTGGACCGATAGGAGGGAAAAACGAACACGAAACCATTATGGGATGACCAAAaggctatatagatagatgaagcaaATCAAAAGGTATAGTTAACGCACACGACACATCCACTACCATCTTACATTAATGGTGGCAAAAGAAGGAAGTAAATGCATGAACTATGAGCCCCATCACCATGGATACAACGCTGCTAGCAGATGATGCGGTTCGGTGCGGAAACACCGCCGTGGGCGCTCGTCGGGCCGGGAGAATCTTAGAAGCGGTCACAGGGCTATGTCACTTTGCGGTTATGTGGTGTGAGGCCCACGACGTGTTGGACCGGTTCACTATAGGGCCTCTGGATCAGTTTGTGGAGTAACGGCGATGATAAGTTGGACCAGTCAGCTAACATCTAATGTGAAATGACGCGAACAAGGAAAGAAACCCTTGCGGAAAAGCAGATGCTTCTGGTACGCTCACGATTACGATCGGACGGCTCAAAGTCTCGCATCGACGTGGAGGCTCGGAAAAGCGGAACCTTCGGATGCGTTCACGATTGTGATCGGATGGCTCAAAACCTCGAATCGACGTGGAGGTTCGGAAAAGCAAATGCTTCCAATATGTTCATGATTATGATCGGACGGCTCAAAATCTTGAATCGACGTGGAGGTTCGGAAAAGCAAATGCTTCCGATATGTTCACGATTATGATCGGACGGCTCAAAGTCTCGAATCGACGCGGAGGCTGGGAGGTAGTTGATAAATTAAAGAGGAAAAGGGAAAACTAATTTCTTCTTCATCTGGTGCTCCCTTCCGGCCCAATGCGGCTCTAAATCTctctccgccgccgcgccgtcgccgacGCCTCACGACCGGAACGTCGCCGCCACTGACGCGCCTcgacgccgccgccatcgccgtccctgCTCTCTCCACCCCGTCCGCGAGCTTCGACATCGGTCTTTGAGGTACGACCGCGATTTCTGTCATCCAGTGATTATTATCACTCAAATCGAACCCTAACTAATTTTAACCTGCACAAATTTCTGGTGTGCAGGCGCGCCACCTAGACCAGTCCCCGCCGGTTGATGCCCCTTGTTAAATCCGCCCGTCCGCGACCCTGAGGAGCTCGGCGGCAGCGAGGAGGATGCCTGGCCTACCTTTACCTGCCCGGGACGCAGCGTACGCCTCTCCCCCCTAACCTATTTTACTGTTGCTGTGCTTATGCTATACTCGTGCTACTTGTTACTTGAGTTGTGTCGAATTTGCCTGGTCATGTCTGTGTGGGCAACGCAGGAGAATTTTTTTTTAGTACAATGTTAGAATCGCAGTTGGATACTGCACTGTGGTCTCTGTGTTTGTAGGATGCTTTGTGGGATAGTGAAGTTCTTTTCACTGTAAGTGGCTACTTCCAAGAATTAATGTGTGAGTATATTCAGAGCTTACCTTGTTGCATTTGGAAATTAATAAATGAGTATTGTCTATTGACTCATCCCTGGTTGGTAACCTATGTCGGCTGGTTGCACCTGGAAACTAGTAAATGGCCATTTTTATTTCTAAGAATTAATCACTGGAAATCTGTGTGGCCCACCTTGGTTGTATCCAGATTCTGAGAAGTAGCTTAGTTGTTCTGTAACTGTTCAGCTGCTTTGCAGATATGCACTCATGTATATATGGTAGATGGTTTTCTTGATCTTAATAGTGAGATGAGATGAATGTATCTTCTTCTTTTGATGTTGGTGCTGCATACATGCAGGGATGCTGGGTGTGAATTCAGTTACCCTCAGTCTGCAGACCAGATGcgccagcaacagcttagagctcgaTTATCTCCAGATGAGCAGCTTGCTGCTGAAGAAAGTTTCGCGTTGTACTGCAAGCCAGTTGAGCTATACAATATCATTCAGCGGCGGGCCATTAGAAATGTAAGTTCCATCTTAACTTTGCAGCTTCATTTGACATGAATcacatgtgtttatcacataaccaTCATGTGCAAGTgatttgagataccaatgatctCTCACTGACTTTTGCAGCCCGCTTTTCTGCAAAGATGCCTTCATTACAAGATACATGCAAGCCGAAAAAAGAGGTACACACTTTGACTCTACTGCAGAACATGCTGACACTCAGAATTGTTGTGATCCAAATCCAATATGTCGAGAAAAAGAAAGGACTGTCCTGTTTCAAAACGTATTTTCTTTTTTACATAGCGGACACTTCACTATTTTTTATTTGCGAATTGCAGAGACTTCACTATTATGTAGTTTGCTGATTCCTTTAGCTGTCTTGGAACGGCGTACATAAGGTTGTTATGATTAGAGTTGAATTAAATTGGAAATGCTTTGAACATAGTAGTAGTATCAAACCGTAGATCCTACTCCACCCAATAATTTGAAGAACGTAGCAGGATTTTTTCATTATTCTTAATGCTTATTTATTAGTCATTTGGAAACTAATTGGATTGATAATTTCCCTTCCGAATGCCATTGCCTAGGTTGGCTATGCAACAGTTAGCACATACATGATCATAAAAAGTAGGAGAGAAATGCATCAGAAGTCGATAAACTTGGCAAGTGGAAACACTTAGGCACGCCGCCTTGCGAATCATGCATCTGCCTCCCTTAATTTGGCAAAGCGGATCAATTTTAGTCCAATCGAGCCGGGGTATGGCAGGCAAAAGAACGGCATGCTGGTGGTGACATGGCATGACTGGGATCTTGCCAGGGGTTTTCCTACATGCGGTACACATGAGTGAGGCGCTCTGTCTTGGGGTTAGGATATTTTTCCAGATAGGTCATGTCGGAGGGGTCACACACTCACGCACAGTGTGATCCTAGCATGAGCATTACATTAGACCCATCTTCTAAAGTACAATTAAAGCACAAATTTGTGGTTATGTGTTTTTAGCACAATTGTTACATAGTAATAGTTTAATTCCTGGTCAAATGTTTGTTCTACTGAAACTTAGTATGCCTGGTATTTGAAACAGAGGTGGTACTATATATTGTATTACACATTTGGTACATTTGTGATCTATGGAACTTTAGTATGTGTACTATACACATGATGTTTATTCAAGTATGGCTCTTGGTATTCGCAAAAAAGTATGGTTCTTCGTAGAGCAAAGTGTACTTTAGTTTACAGTGTGCCTGGGCTTTAACAATTCGCTAGCTTTTCTCATGGCTCTCGACAAATTCGTCCGCCCAACAGCTCGAGACCACCACCGTCCCGCTCTGGTGAGCCGTCAAGAGAGTTTTGATAGTCGCCTGTGATGGCAAGCACTACTCCTAGGCCCGCCTCAGCTCTCTGTGTAGGAATCTGAGAGCGATGGTGGCCTCAGGCTCCGTTCGAGATTCTCAGCGGCTTGTGCCTCCTCCCGCCGGAGAATGACTGCGGCCTGCCGCTGTGGCCCTGGGTGGTGCTCCTCCACAGATCGAGGGGGTGAGATGTGAGGGTGCGAGAGACATGGCAGTGAGACGAGCtcattttatttgtatttttatcGCTAATAGACGAGGAACCATGTGATTCCACCGATTTGGAGGAATCTGTTGGTTTGGCATCGGAGGGGTATATCCACTTGTGGGGAATCAGTCCGTTCCAGTTTCTTCTCAAACCAAACACAAGAACCAGTGCCAGGTGCAGAACCAACCTGTGACATTCCATCCCATGCcccaaaccaaacacaccctagtAGAAGCTGAAACGGTAGCTTGGCCAAACAAGGCCCAAGTGATTAAGTTCTCAGGTGTAATGTCTGTTAAACTATGTACTAACCACTTTTGGATTTTATTGTCTATTCATCGTGCAAATGCTGATCAATGTTTGTGCTATGGATGTAGGATTCAGATAACGGTATCACTATCTCGAGGTACAAATACCGAGTTGCCAGAACAGAATATCTTTCCTCTTTATGTTCTGTTGGCTACACCTACCAGTAATATTTCGCTTGAAGGGGTAAGTCTGCCTATTTTTTAGTTCCACACATGCAACATTTTGTACCAAATGATCTCTTATCTCATTAATGCATAATGTTTTGCAGCATTCTCCAATATATCGATTCAGTAGGGCTTGTTTGCTTACGGCTTTTAGTGAATTTGGTAATAAAGGTCGCACCAAAGCTACGTTCATAATTCCAGACATCAAGAATTTATCAACCTCCCGAGCTTGCAACCTTAACATTATCCTTATCAGCTGCGGTATGATGTGCTTCATATGTGATGTTTATGGTTTTACATTTCTTCACCACCATCACATTTGGTTCCCTTTTTAGTTTCGGAAGGGCAAGTTGGGGAAAATCGTGGTGAACATAACTGCTCTGTGGACCATGTGGAAGGCTCTGCTCTCCAAAGTAAGCTTGTGGTtgttattttgtgaaaaaaaattaCTAAACAGTTACTAGAATAAGCGCATGCTTACCGTTGTTTAACACAGTATGTTAAAACTTAGCAAGTAAGACATTTAGATAGCCACACAAAAATGTGTGCCACACAAAATGTGTGGCACACAAAATGTGTGCCACACAGGTTGAGCTACCACTAGCCAGTTACTGTTGCTTATCATGTGGTGGAAGATATAATTGTATTCTCAAATGCCCAATTCTTGACAAGAATGAAGACCAGTGATCAAACTATGTTTATCTCCCAGTATGCTAAGCTAGTTCACGCCCAATATTCTTGGCCAAACCAATCCAACCCTTGCAACCACCTATCTCACAGCTAACAGCAACTTACCAGACCTTCTCTTGCATGGAAGATCAGTATTACAGTCGTTGGAAATAAAAAATAGTTAACAAACATTCCTTTAATCCATGGATAACTACTTAACAAAGTGTAGGTGAGCAAGATCTGGCTGTGTTTACGGACTTTACTGTGGTTAGGAGAATCAAATGAAAAGTATCCTTAAACATTGCATTATCGGTTTTTGACAAGGGGCTACTAGGCCATGTATgccattagtttagattattttatCTCCTTTTAGGGTATAGTTATTGTCAGTCACCCATACTGGCTAGTATAGCTAGCACATGTGCCTTCTGAAATAAAGTGTAAAGAACACATTGAATCTCAGAAACCACTTATGATTTGTAGTGTTGTTGAGTGCAGTTATTTACTATCATCTATGTGATGCATTTTGTCAGAGCTTGAAGGGAAATGTTTCTGGGGTAAAATACCAATTGATCTACTTGGTTCGTCTTTGGAGAACTGTGTAACTTTAAATTTGGGACATACAGTGGAGTTGGCTTCTGCAGTTAGTATGAGCCCAAGTTTCTTAGAGGTATGCCAATTCAACTTGCTCATGGTTTTAAGCTTTAATGTTCCTATTGTATGCACTGCAAATTTTCTGTAGTATTTAACCATAGGATGGACGAAGCAAAATCCTTTTGCAGCACCTGAAGCATGTTTCAACTACATAAATTACCTTAGCCACCTGTACGTTAAATTTTGACGATCTACCCCATGTACCTTCTGCTATCTAGAAGGCTGTAGTGCTTGCAATTAATTAGCACATCCCATTACAGAAGTTCAGATGGAAAATCGTCAAATTAGTAGTGCAATTTGCATCAAGATAACTGAACATATTATAAGATGAACATTAACAGTAAAGGTTGAAATTGTAGTTTATGGATATTCCAGTGATTCTGCAAATGTGTTCCATTCAGTTCTTTCTCAGGATCCGCTATCTTTTTTGTTTTTAATAGAAAATTGTTAAATCAAGAGAGATAATATGCAGTGTAGTGGCAACTACTTGCCAAtcttaggggttgtttggttcccaGTCACAACTTGCCACGCTTAACCATAGGCAAGCCACAGTTTTTTGAGGTACATACTTGTTTTTCGCCACACTTATAGCTACCTATATGGCCTATGTGTCATAGACACAAATCTTTTGCACAACTTGCCATGCTTAACCATAGGCAAGCCACAGTTTTTTGAGGTACATACTCTTTTTTTGCCACACACTTAACTACCTATATGGCCCATGTGTCATAGACACAATCTTTTGCACAACTTGCCACGCTTAACCATAGGCAAGCCACAGTTTTTTGAGGTACATACCCGTTTTTACCACACACTTAACTACATATATGGCCCATGTGTCATAGACACaatcttttgccacacttgtggcttTAATTTTGTTAGCCACtcttttgcggtaagccacacatTGCTTAAGCAAAATTAGCCTTGAACCAAAGATGCCCGTACTTGACTCTATATGTTGACCCACTTGCCTTTCCTTTTGTTATATATGCAGCCGAAATTTATGGAGCAGGACAGTTGCTTGACATTTTGCTCTCATAAGGTTGATGCTACGGTAAGTTTATCCCTGTTACTTTATTTTTTATCTAATAATTGTTTCCGCATTTAAGTGGGTAAGTATTTTTTATATAGGATGTCAGCACCTTACTGCAGTATGTTCTGTTATTTACTTCCGTAGCTTCTCTGAGATTTGTATTATTGTTGCAGGGTTCATATCAACTCCAAGTAGGCATATCTGCTCAAGAAGCTGGTGCAAAAGACATGTCTGAATCTCCATATAGTAGTTACTCATACAGTGGTGTCCCACCTTCTTCATTACCACATATCATAAGGTAACACTACTACATGTATATGCATATCTATAGCTCTATTTATCGTAATAGAGTCGTGAGTAACTGCATTCGCTTGCTTGGAGAGCTTAGCTCGAAGATATCTATTTTGAGTTTTTGACAGGGTTTAGTAGATGGCCACTGTTTTGCAGTCAGCGCAGCTGAGCTTGCTGCCTGCTGAAAACATTTTATGTGTGTGTGGATGGCATGTACCAAATGTGGCAAAACCAACATGGACAGGCTGTTAAATGTTCTGTTTCATAGTTGAGGGTGAAAACTGGACATCTGTGACAGTTGAGCGGGCTAAGATGGACCTGTTCATTGTTAGGTGTTGTTTTAGAATGCACGGAGTCTATCTTTTAAATTGGCTGCTAATATACACAAATATATACTGATTTGTCATGTTCAAATAATAGTTCTAGATTTTCCATAGAAAATACCTTCAGATCATTATACTACTTTTAGTTGCTTTCCTGAAATATAGTTGAAGAAAGTGATGGCATTGGTCATAGGGACATAATGCAAAATgaaatgaacatattgcaaacacaAAGAAGTTCTCAGCGCCACACAATAGATAGCGCAGTGGGGAGCGATTGGCAGGCGAGCGGCAAAGGTGGCAGATATCGAGAGGGAAGTGGGCATGTGTGCGTGGGGAGAAGAGGGGGGAAATATGTCACCTTGAGAGAAGAGGACGCAGAGTGAGTGCACACGAGAAATCAGAGAAGGGATTAGGATTTCACTTACAATTAAGGTAGGAGGAAAATAAATAAGATGGAGGTTTATTAAGAGGATTATTGTGCAATTAAAGCCGAATCTGAGAAagtccaactaaaattctgaatcaTTCGGTGAAAGTTGGATGGATGGTTCAAATTGTGTGGATTCCACAAACATGTATTGGTACCTTCTATATAGATTTAGATGTCTGAAAGGGCAGGTAAAGGAATGGAGTCAGTATATCAAATTTCTGTTAGTGCCTAGTGGTGAGGTTTTGGCTACCGGCTCAGGTTTGTTGTGCTCTTGTGTGACCTTAGCCTAACCGAAGCACTTGTTGTCTGGCCAGGTCTTAGTGTGACACTTTGCTTTTACTTTCATCTCTACAAATGCATTTGCGTTTCAATATGACCAATTGAGCAGatataatttttttgttttccacacAGGTTGAGAGCTGGTAATGTGCTTTTCAACTTCAAGTACTACAACAATACTATGCAAAAGACTGAAGGTTATCCCTTACACAAACATTTGGGTTCATGTGTTTTTTCAGTTCCACACTTCCACTCACACTTGTTTGTATCATGTATTTGACATTTTTTCTAGGTTTTCTACATTTTCTCCTTATACCTGACTGTGAAAAGTAATGAACTAGATATGTTAAATATCTGAATAAATGATCCACCAGCATTGAACTATTAAAACATATTCTGCTAAGACCCTTTCTTGGTACACATGTTGGAATAATAGCTACTTCTGTTTGATGGTGGTAATCTTATTTACTTTGTCACACTAATTGTGGTGCCATAGCTAGTAACCTAGTGGAGAACTTTACGCTGTTACGCTTTAGGTTAGCATATGATCCTGGAACTAAAGCTGGCGAGCTAAGTTCGGTAATGGTAAGTATAATGGTTTTAATGTACTGATATGTTTTTAACTTAAGAAATGGCTTATAAATTTCTCTCTGAATTAATTATGAATCATGCATTTTTTTGTTCTGAAAATCAAGTTCCGTGTCATTACCACAAACGCAAAAGTCAGATATGCTCCGTTAAAAAAGATGCAATTACTGAAAATGCTGGTGCATAAGACAGAAAGCACACACCTCATATGATCTGTAGCGCTTCAGAATGATAGTGTAACATTGAAATTGGAAGAATAGATTTTACGAATGTGTAAAGCATGGGAGACCAAAGTATCTTAATAATCATAAAAGGAGTGCTATGTGCTGTATTTGGTGGCGTAGTTTAAGGTATATGTTTGCCCATGAACTGATGTACGTATTGCTGATTGAGTGCCGTATAGCTCCAGCCGTGTTTTTTAGTCCTTTGTTGTGAATGCTGATCATGACAAAGATCCAGTGTTAGATTCGCGCAATTACCTATGTTCACTTTACGCCACTTATTGACATTTGTTGGTAAAAAGCCCGAATAATTCTGGTTGGTTCGTGATTCTTTGCTCTTcttgttttctttttgtttcttataTTGGTCTTTTCTTACCAGTCACTGAAGATTTTGCTTGCCCCTTCTGCTTGGTAAAATGTGGAAGCTACAAGGTAAAGTTTGATGCAAAGTTccatttgcactgtatttattcaaATGTCACTTTGCTGCTATTGGCTGGTGGATCATTTCACCTGCTACAGTTAGGTAAAACCAAATATTTTATTCTCACTGCACCACTAATGTCTAGATGTTCTTTGTGATGAAATTTGGATTGTGTTTGCTTTCTGCACGACCTTTCTATTTTTTTTGGGAACAATCTTTGTGCCCACTTTCTCAGGGCAAATCTCTAATGTTGTGATCCTGGTGGTACTAGGGTTTGGGGTGTCACTTGAACTCATCACATGACCTATTCCACTTTGAGTTTTGGGTTGGTAAACCTCCGAAATTTCCATCACTAAATCTTATTTGCTTGTTGTCATACTTTGATCGTAATTTGTTCATTATGCTCAAACAGATATCTGAAGAATGCCAGGCTGTTAATGTTAGTCTGAAGACTGATGTCTGGAGAACTGAGGTAAATCAGAGATCTAGAACTTCCAAGTTAGCTGTTTGAACCGAGTGTTCTAAGTTTAGCATGTTATATGGCTTGATTTCATGGAATGGATTTTGTAGGAGAGTATTATCTCGTGAGTGTGAGGTTCGTgtttgaaggggagccttggtgcagtggtaaagctgctgccttgtgaccatgaggtcacgggttccgagtcctggaaacagcctcttgcagaaatgtagggaaaggctgcgaacaatagacccaaagtggtcggaacacttccctggaccctgcgcaagcaggagctacatgcaccgggctgccctttagtGTGAGGTTGGTTTTTGGGGTACTGTTTGTGGGTTTGGCTAGGTCTTGGGCTGGAAGCGCTAGGCGCAGCTGCGCAAGGATAGGAGAGAGGGTGAGGCAGAGAGCAGGAAAGACTTGTTTTCCTTAGCTCTTTGCTTGACTTGACTCAGTAGATTACAATTTACATCTCGCGGTTTTATGCAGTATCCACTCATCCTATCTGTAGCACCCCTAATGGAGCACCATTCATTTAGATAATCCTTGAATCTAGGATTCCTAACGAGTACaactaatttgaataaaactctagGATTCCTAACAAGTACAACTAATTTGAATAAAACTGGTTAATCCTGACTAACCGAGGGACTAACCGAACCAAACAATTAGCTTGGGTGGACTCATTGAATCAGTATGACTTGGGGTACAACTAATTTGAATAAAAAGGGTTAATCCTGACTAATCGAGGGACTAACCGCACCAAACAATTAGCTTGGGTGGATTGACTGAATCAATCTTATTCCCCACATAACAAGAATATCCCTTGGTTTTCTGCTAATTAAATTCTCAGTTTTGTTCTTAGCTTTTCATCCTACTTTCTTGTATGCAAAGGCCATGAGCTGCACATATTATGCCTCTTGGTGATGATCAACCCATGCTTTCTGCAAAATTCTTTGACGAATGTGCAGGATACCTCACAGAATCTGCTTTGCATAAGTTTTACGTGCTTGGCATAGTAAATCCATGGATCGTTAGTAATTGATTTGAATTGAAGCATTTTGTTTCTAATATTTGGAACTAATAATCCCAATTATTTTCAGCTTGTGGCTGAGGGAGTTGATCCAAGACATCAAACATTTTCCTACTCGTAAGCTATTCATCACTTTCCAAGGTGTTACTGCTGTGTTCTCTGTTTGATTTTCCAAACTGTGTTGCATCAGCTCAAGGTTTAAGAAGCGTAGAAGGTTGGGAATGTTGGGAACCACAGCTGAGAAAATAAGCCATGTACATCCACATATCATGGATTCAGATTCACCTGAAGACGCCCAGGCAGTGTCTGAAGACGACTTTGTGCAGAGGGAGGAAGATGGTACATTCTTATCTTGtgatttccttttccttttttcttagTCAACCAAATATTTTTCTTGACTTACTCATACAGTTTGGCAAACGAGTAAAATTTCCGGTGAATTTGGATTTTTGGTAAATTTAGAATGAGCTAGTTCTTTTTTGTTTCATGCACGCGGAATTTCAGCATTGAGAAGTTCTGCATGCTGTTTTGAATATAACACACCTGAAACATTTTGATCCTTACCTTAGGTGAAGATTTATTTCTTACATGTGCTCATATCCCATTTCCGTTGTCTAAAATTTCCAGATATTTCTGCACCACGTGCTTCTGTTGATCCTGCTCAATCATTACATGGTAGCAATCTTTCACCACCCACAGTACTACAGTTTGGGAAGACAAGGAAACTATCTGCGGAGCGAGCTGATCCCAGAAAGTAGCCCTTCTGTTTACATTGCCGGTATCACATTATGCATTGTAAGATTTAAAATGTTAAGTTAAACTAACTGTTTTATTTTGTATACTGTCTGGCAGCCGGCAACTCCTGCAGAAACGCCAGTTTTTCCATTCTCACAGGGCACAGGTGTGTGGAAAATAAAAACCCTCTCATTGTATTGTTCTATGTTCTTTAAACTTTATTGTTCTATTTCTGTTGCCTGTTTGCATAGTTGATAGTTCCATAATTCTTGTATAGCCTTAGGATTTTGTATCCACATTTTGTTTTCTGGGTGCCTGGTCTTTAGTTATTTTCTACGGGGGAATAATCAGTGCAACCTCTAACTTAGCATTTGAATTTGATGCTGATTTATAGTCGAGGTCTAAAGTGTTACTCCCTCCATCCTttgaagagtgtacttccaacattGTTGGAAAGTCAAACATTTATATGTTTGACTGTATTTATACAGTAATACACCAATATTTATGTCATGAAATCAGTAGCATTAGATTCATAATAAATTATgttttcatcatatacctatttattttcacaaacattgatatatttttgcacaaacccggtcaaactttgagatagtttgaccctccaacaaagttggaagtacactctttaaaggacggagggagtaggttctTTCTCCTCAGAGGTTGGTGTGCAGTAATACTCTTCTCCATTCATGATTAGCTTCTCTTGAAATAAAATATGGTGATCTGGAAGAGCTTGCGTGTTTATTTTACACAAATACCAGACTGCCAGTCTTGCTAGCGTAATGTCTGGTTTGAGTGTCAGACTATATGGTTGCACTTGGCTGTACGCCAGTCTTCGTTGTCTTGCTTTTAATGCAGATGCTCATCCTTTGGTTATTGCACTGCCCCTAATTATTTTTGTTTATTGGATTTTAAGTATTATATACTATTTATTTGGTATTATGACTTTGGACTTTGGATTATCTACAGTTTATTTCTACATTTGAAATCTAACTTGACTGCATTTACTACGTTTCTTGTAGCCAATGGCACTGGAACAAGTTTTCTCGGACCGTGATAGTGAAGATGAAGTTGATGATGACATCGCCGATTTTGAAGATAAACGGGTCAGATACAATCATATTTTTTTCATCCTCTTTGTTCAGAAACATAAAATTTATATTCATGCTGTTGCCTACACGTGAGCTCAAGTCAGTCTCCGTCTAAAAATTTATTTCTACTATTCCCCCTTTTAAGTTATTACATTTCTGTGTTGCAGATGCTTGAGGATTTTGTTGACGTCACAGACGATGA
It encodes:
- the LOC119301264 gene encoding polycomb group protein EMF2B-like, with product MPGLPLPARDAADAGCEFSYPQSADQMRQQQLRARLSPDEQLAAEESFALYCKPVELYNIIQRRAIRNPAFLQRCLHYKIHASRKKRIQITVSLSRGTNTELPEQNIFPLYVLLATPTSNISLEGHSPIYRFSRACLLTAFSEFGNKGRTKATFIIPDIKNLSTSRACNLNIILISCVSEGQVGENRGEHNCSVDHVEGSALQKLEGKCFWGKIPIDLLGSSLENCVTLNLGHTVELASAVSMSPSFLEPKFMEQDSCLTFCSHKVDATGSYQLQVGISAQEAGAKDMSESPYSSYSYSGVPPSSLPHIIRLRAGNVLFNFKYYNNTMQKTEVTEDFACPFCLVKCGSYKGLGCHLNSSHDLFHFEFWISEECQAVNVSLKTDVWRTELVAEGVDPRHQTFSYSSRFKKRRRLGMLGTTAEKISHVHPHIMDSDSPEDAQAVSEDDFVQREEDDISAPRASVDPAQSLHGSNLSPPTVLQFGKTRKLSAERADPRNRQLLQKRQFFHSHRAQPMALEQVFSDRDSEDEVDDDIADFEDKRMLEDFVDVTDDEKLIMHMWNSFVRKQRVLADGHIPWACEAFSRLHGKHLVQNPPLLWSWRFLMIKLWNHSLLDARAMNVCGTILQGYQNESGSDPKKM